A single Antechinus flavipes isolate AdamAnt ecotype Samford, QLD, Australia chromosome 5, AdamAnt_v2, whole genome shotgun sequence DNA region contains:
- the ABCB8 gene encoding mitochondrial potassium channel ATP-binding subunit has translation MLVHLFRVGTRGCPVRGALLLPLRPRTFTAVRHLESHTGSYILRALARLRLCLPRSPPASRQGSSLWVGGLLLSPIIWSKGCHFYLVGRCEMEELPPVECKSQPQEPCFNWSIFWCFLRPHLLALGTAIVLALGSALVNVQIPLLLGQLVEIVGKYTQDHLGNFMMEARSLGLHLLTLYTVQGVLTFGYLVLLSRLGERIAKDIRKQLFGCLLRQDIGFFDTKKTGQLVARLTADVQEFKSSFKLVISQGLRSCTQMAGCLVSLSVLSPRLTVILLMVTPVLVGAGSLLGALLRKLSRQAQEQISKATGVADEALGNVRTVRAFAMEPREEQHYGEELEKSCELSEKLGRGIAIFQGLSNIALNCMVLGTLFIGGSLVAGQELSGGDLMSFLVASQTVQRSMANLSVLFGQVVRGLSAGARVFEYMAVIPEIPLEGGYCIPHTELQGAVSFHNVCFSYPSRPGFPVLKNFNLKLPPGKIVALVGLSGGGKSTVAALLERFYDPTEGTVCLDGQDLRSLDPSWLRGEVIGFISQEPVLFGTTIMENIRLGKLDASDEEVYAAAQEANAHNFICSFPEGYDTVVGERGVALSGGQKQRLAIARALIKQPKVLILDEATSALDGESERVVQEALDRASSGRTVLVIAHRLSTVRAAHQIVVMSKGCIKEIGTHSDLMRRGGLYADLVRSQTLMPPGYKTYNPRF, from the exons ATGTTGGTTCACTTATTTCGGGTCGGGACTCGGGGCTGCCCGGTTCGGGGAGCCCTGCTACTGCCGCTCCGGCCCCGAACGTTTACGGCCGTCAG GCATTTGGAGAGTCACACTGGCTCCTACATTCTGCGGGCTCTGGCCCGGCTCCGGCTGTGCCTACCCAGAAGCCCCCCAGCTAGCCGTCAAGGATCCTCTCTCTGGGTTGGGGGGCTACTCTTGAGTCCTATAATATGGAGCAAAGGCTGCCACTTCTATCTTGTGGGGCGGTGTGAGATGGAGGAGCTGCCCCCTGTGGAATGCAAGTCCCAACCACAGGAGCCCTGCTTCAACTGGTCTATCTTCTGGTGCTTTCTGCGACCCCACTTGCTGGCCCTGGGGACAGCCATTGTG CTAGCATTGGGATCTGCCTTGGTGAATGTGCAAATTCCCCTGCTCCTGGGCCAGTTGGTGGAGATTGTGGGGAAATACACCCAAGATCATTTGGGGAACTTCATGATGGAGGCCCGAAGCCTTGGTCTTCATCTACTCACCCTCTACACTGTCCAG GGGGTGCTGACCTTTGGCTACCTGGTACTGTTGTCAAGACTTGGAGAACGCATAGCCAAAGATATTCGGAAACAACTGTTTGGCTGCCTGCTTCG aCAGGACATTGGCTTCTTTGACACCAAAAAGACAGGGCAGCTGGTGGCACGACTAACAGCTGATGTGCAAGAATTCAAGTCGTCCTTCAAACTTGTCATCTCCCAG gGCCTCCGCAGCTGTACCCAGATGGCGGGCTGCCTGGTGTCCCTGAGCGTGCTGTCCCCACGTCTCACGGTTATATTGTTGATGGTCACACCTGTCCTGGTTGGGGCGGGTTCCCTGCTGGGCGCCCTCCTCCGCAAGCTCTCTCGACAGGCTCAGGAGCAG ATCTCTAAGGCAACAGGTGTGGCGGATGAGGCCCTGGGCAACGTACGGACCGTGAGAGCCTTTGCCATGGAGCCACGGGAGGAACA GCACTATGGAGAGGAGCTGGAGAAGTCGTGTGAGCTGTCAGAGAAACTGGGCAGAGGCATCGCCATCTTCCAGGGGCTCTCCAACATCGCTCTCAACT GCATGGTTCTAGGCACGCTGTTCATAGGCGGCTCCCTGGTGGCAGGACAAGAGCTGTCAGGCGGGGACCTCATGTCTTTCCTGGTGGCGTCCCAGACCGTGCAGAG aTCCATGGCCAATCTCTCTGTTCTATTTGGTCAG GTGGTTCGAGGGCTTAGTGCTGGGGCCCGGGTCTTTGAGTACATGGCTGTGATCCCTGAAATTCCACTGGAAGGGGGCTACTGCATTCCACACACTGAGCTCCAAGGCGCTGTCAGTTTTCACAATGTCTGCTTCAG CTATCCCAGCCGACCAGGTTTCCCAGTACTCAAGAACTTCAATCTGAAATTGCCTCCTGGAAAGATAGTGGCCCTGGTGGGACTGTCTGGGGGAG GAAAGTCTACAGTGGCTGCCCTGCTTGAACGGTTCTATGACCCCACCGAAGGAACAGTGTGCTTGGACGGGCAAGATCTTCGAAGCCTGGACCCTTCTTGGCTCCGGGGTGAAGTCATTGGCTTCATAAGCCAG GAGCCTGTCCTTTTTGGCACAACCATCATGGAGAACATCCGCCTAGGAAAGCTAGATGCCTCTGATGAAGAAGTATATGCAGCTGCCCAGGAGGCTAATGCCCATAATTTCATTTGCAGTTTCCCCGAGGGCTATGACACTGTTGTGG GAGAGCGAGGCGTCGCCCTCTCAGGGGGCCAGAAGCAGCGTTTGGCCATTGCCCGGGCTCTCATCAAGCAGCCCAAAGTGCTGATCCTGGATGAGGCCACGAGTGCGCTGGATGGGGAGTCGGAGCGAGTCGTTCAGGAGGCCCTGGACCGAGCCAGCTCCGGCCGCACCGTGCTGGTCATCGCCCACCGCCTCAGCACAGTCCGGGCGGCCCACCAGATCGTCGTGATGTCTAAAGGCTGTATCAAGGAG ATTGGAACCCACTCAGACCTCATGAGGAGAGGTGGGCTGTACGCAGATCTCGTCAGGAGTCAGACCTTAATGCCTCCAGGCTATAAAACCTACAACCCCAGGTTTTGA
- the ATG9B gene encoding autophagy-related protein 9B isoform X2, which yields MAESLCCCRSKNHKLCSPENNSSVSVGGTSPMWSLQASSGLRMGPLIPEQDYERLEDCDPERDCDNSQDSPLPGDDQEPLLHVPEGLRGSWHHIQNLDSFFTKLYNYHQRNGFACMFLEDAFQLGQFVFIVAFTTFLLRCVDYDVLFANRPVNHTRPGAPGSHQTPGVLPSKVTLSDAILPAAQCAQRVRSSSLLIFLLFLATGFWLFRLLRSLCNLLNYWDIRTFYREALHIPPEDLSKVSWAEVQSRLLALQRGGGLCVLPRPLTELDVHHRILRYPNYLVALANKGLLPARCPLPWGGSATFLSQGLALNLDLLLFRGPISLFRGGWALSSPYKRNCQRRTLATRLRRTLLLLALANLALCPLVLAWQGLHAFFSHTELLRREPGALGTRRWSRLAHLQLRHFNELPHELRARLARAYRPAARFLRAAAPPAPLSALLARHAGFFAGALLAVLLVLTVYDEDVLAVEHVLTAMTGLGLALTVARCFIPEEELVGRSPKSLLQAALAHMHYLPEEPGLTREASTHHQMSQLLQYKAVSLLEELLSPVLTPLALLFWFRPRALEFIDFFRHFTVDVAGVGDVCSFALMDVRRHGHPQWLSAGQTEASVSQRAEGGKTELSLMRFSLAHPRWRPPGHSSRFLEQLRGRVQQDAALWATTPVRSPPTPGHGPSFLSDSMSSPEALLASLMLHPLLPPRDLSPVAPCPAAATASLLASLSGSTSQAGHDPSCVSPGGAGVRNPALLSELASAEMSLHAIYLHQLHEQQQQEQWGETSATPLPRLWPSPQRPLTPEDETLTWHSDGTSPASSSSSSPRQQWGPKGASNLPLGGWQEEGSVQKEPELNPSSG from the exons ATGGCTGAGTCACTCTGTTGTTGTCGTTCGAAGAACCACAAGCTCTGCTCCCCAGAAAACAACAGCAGTGTTTCTGTTGGAGGAACCAGCCCGATG TGGTCTCTCCAGGCTTCCTCCGGGCTGCGGATGGGCCCCCTAATCCCAGAACAGGATTACGAGCGACTGGAAGACTGTGACCCTGAAAGGGACTGTGACAACAGCCAAGACTCCCCCCTCCCAGGGGATGACCAGGAACCCCTGCTCCATGTGCCAGAGGGGCTCAGGG GCTCTTGGCATCACATCCAAAACTTGGACAGCTTCTTCACCAAG CTCTACAATTACCATCAGCGGAATGGCTTTGCCTGTATGTTTCTGGAGGATGCCTTCCAGTTAGG ACAGTTCGTTTTCATTGTTGCCTTCACTACTTTCCTGCTCCGCTGCGTCGATTATGATGTTCTCTTTGCCAACCGGCCTGTTAACCACACGCGGCCTGGAGCCCCTGGCTCCCACCAGACCCCTGGCGTCCTTCCCAGCAAGGTGACCCTGTCTGATGCTATCCTGCCTGCTGCCCAGTGTGCCCAGCG GGTACGTTCCAGCTCGCTCCTGATCTTCCTTTTGTTCCTGGCCACTGGGTTTTGGCTATTCCGTCTTCTACGATCCCTCTGCAACCTTCTGAACTATTGGGATATCCGAACATTTTACAGAGAAGCCCTGCACATCCCCCCT gAGGACCTCAGCAAGGTGTCCTGGGCTGAGGTCCAGTCTCGCCTCCTGGCCCTGCAGCGTGGGGGGGGCCTGTGCGTGCTGCCGCGGCCCTTGACCGAGCTCGATGTTCACCACCGCATCCTGCGCTACCCCAACTACCTGGTGGCCCTGGCCAACAAGGGCCTGTTGCCAGCCCGCTGCCCCCTACCCTGGGGGGGCAGCGCCACTTTCCTCAGCCAGGGACTGGCCCTCAATCTCGATCTGCTCCTGTTCCGGGGCCCGATCTCTCTCTTCCGGGGGGGCTGGGCATTGTCCAGTCCCTACAAGCGGAACTGTCAGAGGCGGACGCTCGCCACCCGCCTCCGCCGGACTCTGTTGCTGCTGGCCCTGGCCAACCTGGCTCTCTGCCCGCTGGTGCTGGCTTGGCAGGGCTTACATGCCTTCTTCAGCCACACGGAACTGCTGCGCCGGGAGCCGGGGGCGCTGGGGACGCGGCGCTGGTCCCGCCTGGCCCACCTGCAGCTGCGCCACTTTAACGAGCTGCCCCACGAGCTCCGCGCCCGTTTGGCCCGCGCCTACCGCCCTGCTGCCCGCTTTTTGCGGGCTGCCGCCCCCCCGGCCCCACTCTCGGCCCTGCTGGCCCGCCATGCTGGTTTCTTTGCCGGTGCCTTGCTTGCTGTCCTGTTGGTGCTCACGGTGTATGACGAGGATGTGCTGGCTGTAGAACATGTGCTGACCGCCATGACAGGGCTGGGGTTGGCGCTGACTGTGGCCAG GTGCTTCATCCCCGAGGAGGAGCTGGTGGGCCGCTCCCCAAAGTCCCTGCTGCAGGCCGCTCTTGCTCACATGCATTACCTCCCGGAAGAGCCGGGACTCACCCGGGAAGCCAGCACTCACCACCAGATGTCGCAGCTCTTGCAGTACAAGGCA GTGTCTCTCCTAGAGGAGCTCCTCTCTCCAGTCCTCACCCCGCTCGCCCTCCTCTTCTGGTTTCGCCCTCGTGCCTTGgagttcattgatttttttcggCACTTCACTGTGGATGTGGCTGGCGTTGGGGATGTCTGTTCCTTTGCTCTCATGGATGTGAGACGCCACGGCCATCCCCAG TGGCTCTCGGCAGGACAGACGGAGGCCTCGGTGTCCCAGCGTGCAGAAGGGGGGAAGACAGAGCTCTCCTTGATGCGTTTTTCACTGGCTCACCCCCGCTGGCGACCTCCTGGGCACAGCTCACGATTCTTGGAGCAGCTTCGGGGCCGGGTACAACAGGATGCGGCTCTCTGGGCTACTACTCCAGTCCGGTCTCCCCCCACACCCGGTCACGGTCCCAGCTTTCTCAGCGACTCCATGTCCTCA CCCGAGGCACTCCTGGCCAGCCTGATGTTGCATCCCCTTCTGCCACCCCGGGATCTGAGTCCAGTTGCTCCCTGCCCAGCTGCTGCAACTGCCAGCCTCTTGGCCTCTCTCTCAGGTTCCACGTCACAGGCTGGCCACGACCCAAG TTGTGTCTCTCCAGGGGGTGCAGGGGTCCGGAACCCCGCCCTGCTTTCTGAGCTTGCCTCTGCTGAGATGAGTCTTCATGCCATCTACCTGCATCAG CTCCAcgagcagcagcagcaagagcagTGGGGGGAAACTTCAGCCACGCCGCTCCCGAGGCTCTGGCCCAGCCCCCAGAGGCCACTCACCCCTGAAGATGAGACCCTGACCTGGCACAGTGATG GTACCAGCCCTGCCTCTAGCTCCAGCTCCAGCCCCAGACAACAATGGGGGCCCAAGGGAGCCAGTAATCTACCCCTTGGGGGGTGGCAAGAAGAGGGCAGTGTTCAGAAGGAGCCAGAGCTCAATCCCAGCAGTGGCTGA
- the ATG9B gene encoding autophagy-related protein 9B isoform X1, whose amino-acid sequence MAESLCCCRSKNHKLCSPENNSSVSVGGTSPMVRRMGWGGTKGQQERWGELGPGATLLSPLLPPPRCLGPGRGRISVFSMSPTPYTRSSPSPFLASIPRPLSPARTSGVTQPHSTDLQAPETSSPHGESSGTPCSAPSGLRSYSTPCLASVTPLPSQWSLQASSGLRMGPLIPEQDYERLEDCDPERDCDNSQDSPLPGDDQEPLLHVPEGLRGSWHHIQNLDSFFTKLYNYHQRNGFACMFLEDAFQLGQFVFIVAFTTFLLRCVDYDVLFANRPVNHTRPGAPGSHQTPGVLPSKVTLSDAILPAAQCAQRVRSSSLLIFLLFLATGFWLFRLLRSLCNLLNYWDIRTFYREALHIPPEDLSKVSWAEVQSRLLALQRGGGLCVLPRPLTELDVHHRILRYPNYLVALANKGLLPARCPLPWGGSATFLSQGLALNLDLLLFRGPISLFRGGWALSSPYKRNCQRRTLATRLRRTLLLLALANLALCPLVLAWQGLHAFFSHTELLRREPGALGTRRWSRLAHLQLRHFNELPHELRARLARAYRPAARFLRAAAPPAPLSALLARHAGFFAGALLAVLLVLTVYDEDVLAVEHVLTAMTGLGLALTVARCFIPEEELVGRSPKSLLQAALAHMHYLPEEPGLTREASTHHQMSQLLQYKAVSLLEELLSPVLTPLALLFWFRPRALEFIDFFRHFTVDVAGVGDVCSFALMDVRRHGHPQWLSAGQTEASVSQRAEGGKTELSLMRFSLAHPRWRPPGHSSRFLEQLRGRVQQDAALWATTPVRSPPTPGHGPSFLSDSMSSPEALLASLMLHPLLPPRDLSPVAPCPAAATASLLASLSGSTSQAGHDPSCVSPGGAGVRNPALLSELASAEMSLHAIYLHQLHEQQQQEQWGETSATPLPRLWPSPQRPLTPEDETLTWHSDGTSPASSSSSSPRQQWGPKGASNLPLGGWQEEGSVQKEPELNPSSG is encoded by the exons ATGGCTGAGTCACTCTGTTGTTGTCGTTCGAAGAACCACAAGCTCTGCTCCCCAGAAAACAACAGCAGTGTTTCTGTTGGAGGAACCAGCCCGATGGTGAGACGGATGGGATGGGGGGGGACAAAGGGGCAGCAAGAAAGATGGGGGGAGCTGGGGCCAGGAGCTACATTATTATCCCCTTTGCTCCCTCCTCCTCGATGTCTGGGGCCTGGAAGGGGCAGGATCTCTGTCTTTTCTATGTCTCCAACTCCCTACACAAGAAGCTCTCCTTCCCCATTTCTTGCTTCCATCCCGAGGCCCCTTAGCCCAGCCAGGACTTCTGGGGTAACTCAGCCCCACAGCACTGACCTCCAGGCCCCAGAAACCTCTTCACCTCATGGGGAGTCTTCTGGGACCCCTTGCTCTGCTCCATCTGGCCTAAGATCCTACTCCACCCCATGCCTGGCCTCGGTGACTCCCCTTCCCTCACAGTGGTCTCTCCAGGCTTCCTCCGGGCTGCGGATGGGCCCCCTAATCCCAGAACAGGATTACGAGCGACTGGAAGACTGTGACCCTGAAAGGGACTGTGACAACAGCCAAGACTCCCCCCTCCCAGGGGATGACCAGGAACCCCTGCTCCATGTGCCAGAGGGGCTCAGGG GCTCTTGGCATCACATCCAAAACTTGGACAGCTTCTTCACCAAG CTCTACAATTACCATCAGCGGAATGGCTTTGCCTGTATGTTTCTGGAGGATGCCTTCCAGTTAGG ACAGTTCGTTTTCATTGTTGCCTTCACTACTTTCCTGCTCCGCTGCGTCGATTATGATGTTCTCTTTGCCAACCGGCCTGTTAACCACACGCGGCCTGGAGCCCCTGGCTCCCACCAGACCCCTGGCGTCCTTCCCAGCAAGGTGACCCTGTCTGATGCTATCCTGCCTGCTGCCCAGTGTGCCCAGCG GGTACGTTCCAGCTCGCTCCTGATCTTCCTTTTGTTCCTGGCCACTGGGTTTTGGCTATTCCGTCTTCTACGATCCCTCTGCAACCTTCTGAACTATTGGGATATCCGAACATTTTACAGAGAAGCCCTGCACATCCCCCCT gAGGACCTCAGCAAGGTGTCCTGGGCTGAGGTCCAGTCTCGCCTCCTGGCCCTGCAGCGTGGGGGGGGCCTGTGCGTGCTGCCGCGGCCCTTGACCGAGCTCGATGTTCACCACCGCATCCTGCGCTACCCCAACTACCTGGTGGCCCTGGCCAACAAGGGCCTGTTGCCAGCCCGCTGCCCCCTACCCTGGGGGGGCAGCGCCACTTTCCTCAGCCAGGGACTGGCCCTCAATCTCGATCTGCTCCTGTTCCGGGGCCCGATCTCTCTCTTCCGGGGGGGCTGGGCATTGTCCAGTCCCTACAAGCGGAACTGTCAGAGGCGGACGCTCGCCACCCGCCTCCGCCGGACTCTGTTGCTGCTGGCCCTGGCCAACCTGGCTCTCTGCCCGCTGGTGCTGGCTTGGCAGGGCTTACATGCCTTCTTCAGCCACACGGAACTGCTGCGCCGGGAGCCGGGGGCGCTGGGGACGCGGCGCTGGTCCCGCCTGGCCCACCTGCAGCTGCGCCACTTTAACGAGCTGCCCCACGAGCTCCGCGCCCGTTTGGCCCGCGCCTACCGCCCTGCTGCCCGCTTTTTGCGGGCTGCCGCCCCCCCGGCCCCACTCTCGGCCCTGCTGGCCCGCCATGCTGGTTTCTTTGCCGGTGCCTTGCTTGCTGTCCTGTTGGTGCTCACGGTGTATGACGAGGATGTGCTGGCTGTAGAACATGTGCTGACCGCCATGACAGGGCTGGGGTTGGCGCTGACTGTGGCCAG GTGCTTCATCCCCGAGGAGGAGCTGGTGGGCCGCTCCCCAAAGTCCCTGCTGCAGGCCGCTCTTGCTCACATGCATTACCTCCCGGAAGAGCCGGGACTCACCCGGGAAGCCAGCACTCACCACCAGATGTCGCAGCTCTTGCAGTACAAGGCA GTGTCTCTCCTAGAGGAGCTCCTCTCTCCAGTCCTCACCCCGCTCGCCCTCCTCTTCTGGTTTCGCCCTCGTGCCTTGgagttcattgatttttttcggCACTTCACTGTGGATGTGGCTGGCGTTGGGGATGTCTGTTCCTTTGCTCTCATGGATGTGAGACGCCACGGCCATCCCCAG TGGCTCTCGGCAGGACAGACGGAGGCCTCGGTGTCCCAGCGTGCAGAAGGGGGGAAGACAGAGCTCTCCTTGATGCGTTTTTCACTGGCTCACCCCCGCTGGCGACCTCCTGGGCACAGCTCACGATTCTTGGAGCAGCTTCGGGGCCGGGTACAACAGGATGCGGCTCTCTGGGCTACTACTCCAGTCCGGTCTCCCCCCACACCCGGTCACGGTCCCAGCTTTCTCAGCGACTCCATGTCCTCA CCCGAGGCACTCCTGGCCAGCCTGATGTTGCATCCCCTTCTGCCACCCCGGGATCTGAGTCCAGTTGCTCCCTGCCCAGCTGCTGCAACTGCCAGCCTCTTGGCCTCTCTCTCAGGTTCCACGTCACAGGCTGGCCACGACCCAAG TTGTGTCTCTCCAGGGGGTGCAGGGGTCCGGAACCCCGCCCTGCTTTCTGAGCTTGCCTCTGCTGAGATGAGTCTTCATGCCATCTACCTGCATCAG CTCCAcgagcagcagcagcaagagcagTGGGGGGAAACTTCAGCCACGCCGCTCCCGAGGCTCTGGCCCAGCCCCCAGAGGCCACTCACCCCTGAAGATGAGACCCTGACCTGGCACAGTGATG GTACCAGCCCTGCCTCTAGCTCCAGCTCCAGCCCCAGACAACAATGGGGGCCCAAGGGAGCCAGTAATCTACCCCTTGGGGGGTGGCAAGAAGAGGGCAGTGTTCAGAAGGAGCCAGAGCTCAATCCCAGCAGTGGCTGA